From one Pecten maximus chromosome 8, xPecMax1.1, whole genome shotgun sequence genomic stretch:
- the LOC117333041 gene encoding cartilage matrix protein-like, whose protein sequence is MEWLLCGVLALLAIKSTVGVDIDKKCYADIAFVVDSSSSIHESDFKIQKAFIENLVRYFDVGPKDVQFAAVSFNSYVYDEFKFNTNADQASVIEDVDDIRYRAGLATRTYKAIERMRDFLFASNNGARDDAEHVGIILTDGTTNPGRIDGLSSNQGKAKTQEEAKSARNDNITLFAIGIGPKVNMAELNGIATDPDDKFVITVANYSELDKEGVKKALFNRVCSLVNIPAPIAPTTTPTIPQGEDPKRSMSG, encoded by the exons ATGGAGTGGCTGTTGTGTGGTGTTCTAGCATTGCTGGCG atCAAATCAACCGTTG GTGTTGACATAGATAAGAAATGCTATGCAGACATCGCCTTTGTTGTTGACAGCTCAAGCAGTATACACGAGTCAGATTTCAAAATTCAGAAGGCGTTCATAGAAAATTTAGTCAGATACTTTGACGTTGGTCCTAAGGATGTCCAATTTGCTGCAGTTTCTTTTAACTCCTACGTGTATGACGAATTCAAATTCAACACAAATGCTGACCAAGCGAGTGTCATTGAAGACGTTGATGATATTCGATATCGCGCAGGCCTAGCCACTAGGACGTACAAGGCTATCGAACGAATGCGTGACTTCCTATTTGCTTCTAATAATGGTGCACGTGACGATGCCGAGCACGTGGGGATTATCCTGACAGACGGGACAACCAACCCCGGGAGAATTGACGGGCTTTCATCCAACCAGGGTAAGGCAAAAACGCAAGAAGAAGCTAAGTCAGCAAGGAACGACAACATAACCCTGTTTGCTATTGGAATCGGACCTAAGGTGAATATGGCTGAACTCAACGGAATAGCTACAGACCCTGACGACAAGTTTGTCATCACAGTTGCCAACTACAGTGAGCTTGACAAAGAAGGAGTGAAAAAGGCCCTGTTCAACAGAGTTTGTAGTC TCGTCAATATACCAGCCCCAATAGCTCCAACAACTA CGCCAACTATACCACAAGGAGAGGATCCCAAAAGAAG TATGTCAGGGTAA
- the LOC117333042 gene encoding cartilage matrix protein-like yields the protein MYLFRFCSTIVLLINLANGRNIDQLKCKVDIAFVVDSSSSIWEVDFEVQKRFIEDVVRRFDVSPEDVQFAAVSYSANVYDEFRFKTNADQASVIKDVSNIRYSEGPATRTYKAIERMRTYLFAPGNGARDDAVHVGIVLTDGTTNPGGYDRYSSRQGKAETQKQAKLARNDNIYMFAVGIGSSVNMDELNGIASDPDDTFVIKVDSYNQLNTEKIKEELSYRACYAVTTQPPPVTSSQPITPTKPSGEDPKEVCQGKPADVFFIIDESSSIHTAQNFRLELSFVNQVVDYLDVGNDLTHVGVITFSSNATMRFPLNRYTSKDEVKTAVKAIDWQGGNTYTNEALKMLMNEGFTVGNGARKGVAQVGIIVTDGNSTDPYKTRRQAAQVLNKGIYMFAIGIGSVNRAELNTLASDPNSDYVFTVENLGALNTIKDILAYRVCKEDQQDRPQEICRRQVADIAFIADASTSIGQSDFNKLIGFIKDVVNQFDIGLDSTQVGLITFANTAQIEFNLDTYTSSAEVEKALSKVHYRTGLTYTAEAIQMMFEQMFTADFGARGSDVPKIGIIITDGNSREPKKTYAMAAAAKELGIRMYAIGVGQYIVEDELRIMSSDLDSYFMVDDFSSLNSIRQALALKTCKGRKKAKGKRTSETWGLGKGLDDVVPAEMETLIDILKKASSFN from the exons ATCAACTTGGCTAATG GTCGAAATATTGATCAACTGAAATGCAAGGTGGACATCGCTTTCGTTGTTGACTCCTCCAGCAGTATATGGGAGGTGGATTTTGAAGTTCAAAAAAGGTTTATCGAAGATGTAGTTAGACGGTTTGACGTGAGTCCTGAAGATGTCCAATTTGCAGCAGTCTCCTATAGCGCAAATGTATATGACGAGTTCAGGTTCAAAACAAATGCTGACCAAGCAAGTGTAATTAAAGACGTTAGTAACATTCGTTATAGCGAAGGCCCAGCCACTAGGACGTACAAAGCCATTGAACGCATGCGCACCTATCTATTTGCTCCGGGCAACGGTGCTCGTGACGATGCTGTCCATGTGGGCATTGTCCTGACAGACGGAACAACCAACCCCGGGGGCTATGACAGATATTCTTCCAGACAGGGTAAGGCCGAAACGCAAAAGCAAGCTAAATTAGCAAGGAAcgacaacatatacatgtttgcTGTTGGAATCGGATCTTCCGTGAATATGGACGAACTCAATGGTATAGCTTCTGATCCAGACGACACGTTTGTCATCAAGGTCGACAGCTACAATCAGTTAAACACGGAAAAAATCAAAGAGGAACTGTCTTACAGGGCATGTTACG ctGTCACAACACAGCCTCCTCCAGTCACAAGCTCTCAACCAATTA CACCAACCAAACCATCTGGAGAAGATCCAAAAGAAG TGTGCCAAGGAAAACCGGCAGACGTCTTTTTCATAATTGATGAATCCAGTAGCATTCATACAGCCCAGAACTTCCGGTTGGAATTGTCCTTTGTGAATCAGGTCGTCGACTACCTAGACGTAGGAAATGACCTCACCCATGTTGGGGTCATAACCTTCAGTAGCAATGCAACCATGCGTTTCCCTCTCAACCGTTACACCAGTAAAGATGAG GTAAAGACCGCCGTAAAGGCAATAGACTGGCAGGGGGGAAACACCTACACCAACGAGGCTCTCAAAATGCTCATGAATGAAGGTTTCACAGTCGGGAATGGAGCTCGGAAAGGCGTGGCACAGGTTGGGATAATCGTCACGGACGGGAACTCTACCGACCCATACAAGACTCGTAGACAAGCAGCGCAAGTTCTTAACAAGGGGATTTACATGTTTGCAATAG GTATTGGATCCGTGAACAGAGCCGAGCTTAACACCCTGGCGTCCGACCCGAATTCTGACTATGTCTTTACTGTCGAGAATCTTGGAGCTCTCAACACAATCAAGGACATTTTGGCATACCGGGTCTGCAAAG AGGACCAACAAGACAGACCACAGGAAA TTTGTAGACGACAGGTTGCAGATATTGCGTTTATTGCGGACGCCTCTACTAGTATTGGACAGTCAGACTTTAATAAGCTCATCGGTTTTATAAAGGACGTGGTAAATCAGTTTGATATTGGATTAGATTCCACCCAAGTTGGCCTTATAACCTTCGCCAATACAGCACAGATTGAGTTCAACCTCGATACGTACACATCATCAGCCGAAGTAGAAAAGGCTCTCTCAAAAGTCCATTATAGAACAGGACTTACGTATACCGCAGAGGCCATACAAATGATGTTCGAACAGATGTTCACAGCAGACTTTGGTGCACGGGGAAGCGATGTACCGAAGATAGGAATAATAATTACTGATGGGAATTCACGTGAGCCCAAGAAAACGTACGCTATGGCGGCAGCGGCGAAGGAACTAGGGATACGCATGTATGCAATAG GTGTCGGTCAGTACATCGTTGAGGATGAACTGAGGATCATGTCTTCTGACCTTGATAGTTATTTCATGGTCGATGACTTTTCCTCACTCAATTCAATCCGCCAGGCCCTCGCTCTAAAAACTTGCAAGG GAAGGAAAAAAGCCAAGGGAAAGCGAACGTCTGAGACATGGGGACTAGGGAAGGGGCTCGATGACGTAGTTCCTGCGGAGATGGAGACGCTTATTGACATACTGAAAAAAGCTTCGTCGTTCAACTGA